From Topomyia yanbarensis strain Yona2022 chromosome 1, ASM3024719v1, whole genome shotgun sequence, one genomic window encodes:
- the LOC131694284 gene encoding uncharacterized protein LOC131694284, whose translation MTHRTLGRTAASTMEALDPPATVEPLQPAFTSRPGPVCRSGEGVFQIDTNGNQSRHSNLQIYYQNAGGMNSVIEDYLVASSDECFDIIALTETWLGDSTLSVQAFGANYDVFRTDRSSRNSLKATGGGVLVAIHRRLKAQLIDDTLGVCVEQVWVRIKLAGYALFLCVVYLPPDRTRDSTLIDSHTESLERISA comes from the exons atgactcatcgcaccctgggacgcactgctgctagcactatggaagccctagatccccctgccacagtcgagccattgcagccagcgttcaccagtcgtcccggtcctgtgtgcaggagtggtgaaggggtcttccaaatcgataccaacggcaa tcaatcgcggcattcaaacctacaaatatattaccagaatgccggtggtatgaattcagtaatcgaagattatttggtagcaagttcggatgaatgcttcgacataatcgccctcacagagacgtggcttggcgatagcactctgtcagtgcaagcatttggtgccaactacgatgttttccgaactgatcgcagctcacgtaacagtctcaaggctaccggcggcggggtacttgtggctatccatcgtcgattgaaagcgcaactgattgacgatactttgggggtctgtgtcgagcaggtgtgggtgcgaatcaaactggctggctacgcactttttctttgcgtggtttatcttccaccggaccgcactcgcgattcgacattgattgattcacatactgagtcactggaacggatttccgcttaa